The sequence TCAACGTCCCAGCTGAAATGGAAATTCCTTcgtgttaattataatatttatatgcaaTTTTAATGGACGTAGGAGTCGTTAAGTCCTTTCgtatgttaattaatatttatcaaggATTTGTGCGCTCTTTCAGTCGATGCtgataatataaaacgaataatatgacaatatgaaatataatcgtAAACGTTGTTCTCGTAAAATGTTAGATTTGTTTTTGTCAACTACAATCAAACAAGtggaataaatttaatagagCATTtatataagtgtgtatatatatatatatatatatatatatatatatacacacacatgcacacgaTGTAGTTCGTgctttattatattagaatttaaGCGCACAATTTTTAAGCTgccaaaaaagaaagcaaaaaaaaacaaacgattgatttttatcaagatttgctaatataatcatttacatatttacaatAGTTATTAAGTAATGAGTACTGTAGATAAAAGTACAATCtctcttatttaaatatacatatgtacgagaCGGTATGTATGATAACGACCGTGTTTAATAAAGGCGAATCTGACAGAAATAATAGATACGTACCCGACATGTCTTTATccgagattttattataacattattaatgATACACATCtacaagaaataatatacattaataatattcacgTATAGAGATttcgaaacataaaaaatttctaatatgtGCATTTAAGTACACGTTttgtataataacattatGTTTTTGGTGGCTCTGTTTGTCTTTCAGTTTTAAATTCGGGTTTGTGCTTTGCCGTACATTTTCCCGACTGTTCTGCCTACAACACAATAATTAGaacttttaaaatcatttcgaaattattattttttgttcttttttttctattatacatatacatttgatataaaaaatattccaagtACTACTGGATACATAAGATGATGcagatttttattagatttctaattattaaaatatattttaaacctACGTAAAGTTTCGTCCGCAGACTGCAACaagtatgtatgcgtgtgaaaagagagacaacaCAATATTTCATGTaggaatatataattacaatcattgatcattttttgaggaaattttatttttctagttTTTGTTTAGAGGAACGAtactcttttaatttattacttacGTTCGTAGCAGCTTTTTTGAAAGATGATGCTTTGAGATATCCTAATCTATTAAGATATCTGATAGACATAGTAGTTCCTcctaagaaaaagagaaaaattgaatgAAGTTACAAGTACTTGCAATAATATACAgtattgatttaattaatattacctaTAGTCACTGCATATCTAGCAggagtaaatattttataaagagcATATATTATAGCCCAGTTGCCAGCGCCAGAGCTACGTAATatgttcaaatatttttcgctTAAATTCAAATGTTCCATCATAGTCACTATATCTACGCCACTGTAAGAAATGATTAATGACATatctacaaagaaaatattttaacttacCTAAATCTAAATTAGATCATTACATACTTTTTAACTGCCACATAAAATATTGCCACCCAGACCATAGAAGTCGCTATGTGTACAGGCACTAATATATACCAATAGTCTTTGGTTAATTGTTTCATCcttttaaatatagataattttttatctggTAAGGGTATATTATCTTCGTTACATTGCTTTTGAGGATTATTGGAATATGCCAACGTAATGTCATGTTTATTAACTTTAAACGTTTTCTGACATACAAAGTTGTTAtgtgaaaacaaaaagtaactACGTAAGGCAGTCCTGTAACGAGCATTGTTTTCTGAAAGTGAAAGATGCTTGATATCGTATACAGAAAGagttataataatgttaaatattaatctcATTTTAACCCACCATTGTTTTTAAGCATCAAAAATTTTGGATTGGTACAGCATAAACAACGTGCAGATAAAAAAGCGTTGTTAGTTAAAAAGGATGGATTAGATCCTAAAGTCGAAGTTAACCGTAAACTACGATTAAGTATAGCTTCCATTTTCAAAATAGACCGGTTTAATTTCTAACCAAACAGAGAAAGATTTGTATGGTCTCCTTAGCACATAAGaatttgaaaacaatttttagaaCATGTTGCGAAATACACAGCGA is a genomic window of Vespula vulgaris chromosome 20, iyVesVulg1.1, whole genome shotgun sequence containing:
- the LOC127071106 gene encoding protein FAM210A isoform X1, with product MEAILNRSLRLTSTLGSNPSFLTNNAFLSARCLCCTNPKFLMLKNNENNARYRTALRSYFLFSHNNFVCQKTFKVNKHDITLAYSNNPQKQCNEDNIPLPDKKLSIFKRMKQLTKDYWYILVPVHIATSMVWVAIFYVAVKNGVDIVTMMEHLNLSEKYLNILRSSGAGNWAIIYALYKIFTPARYAVTIGGTTMSIRYLNRLGYLKASSFKKAATNAEQSGKCTAKHKPEFKTERQTEPPKT
- the LOC127071106 gene encoding protein FAM210A isoform X2, with product MEAILNRSLRLTSTLGSNPSFLTNNAFLSARCLCCTNPKFLMLKNNENNARYRTALRSYFLFSHNNFVCQKTFKVNKHDITLAYSNNPQKQCNEDNIPLPDKKLSIFKRMKQLTKDYWYILVPVHIATSMVWVAIFYVAVKNGVDIVTMMEHLNLSEKYLNILRSSGAGNWAIIYALYKIFTPARYAVTIGGTTMSIRYLNRLGYLKASSFKKAATNSADETLRRTVGKMYGKAQTRI